The following coding sequences are from one Oncorhynchus clarkii lewisi isolate Uvic-CL-2024 chromosome 20, UVic_Ocla_1.0, whole genome shotgun sequence window:
- the LOC139376656 gene encoding transmembrane protein 238-like has translation MGYTQYLGRCLLFFFIAIFLDAVGLIVFFLGIFAPFSFWDFLVFSGPIIIFLSLFFWIFWYVGNLEVAVDDFLPK, from the coding sequence ATGGGCTACACTCAGTACCTGGGCCGctgccttctcttcttcttcatcgCCATCTTCCTGGATGCTGTGGGCCTCATCGTGTTCTTCCTGGGCATCTTTGCACCCTTCAGCTTCTGGGACTTTTTGGTCTTCTCTGGGCCCATCATCATCTTCCTCAGCCTGTTCTTCTGGATCTTCTGGTACGTAGGCAACCTGGAGGTTGCTGTGGACGACTTTCTGCCCAAGTGA